Proteins co-encoded in one Kocuria flava genomic window:
- a CDS encoding CarD family transcriptional regulator, with protein sequence MVFEVGETVVYPHHGAATIEEIKTRTVKGEEKMYLKLKVTQGDLVIEVPAENVDLVGVRDVVDEDGLKKVISVLQAKDTEEASNWSRRYKANLEKLASGDVLKVAEVVRDLWRRDRDRGLSAGEKRMLTKARQILTSELALAKKIDEEEAEKRLDDILAA encoded by the coding sequence ATGGTTTTTGAGGTTGGCGAGACGGTCGTTTACCCGCACCACGGCGCGGCGACCATCGAGGAGATCAAGACCCGCACCGTCAAGGGCGAAGAGAAGATGTATCTCAAGCTCAAGGTGACCCAGGGCGATCTCGTCATCGAGGTCCCCGCGGAGAACGTCGACCTGGTGGGCGTGCGCGACGTCGTCGACGAGGACGGGCTGAAGAAGGTCATCTCGGTCCTGCAGGCCAAGGACACCGAGGAGGCCAGCAACTGGTCCCGCCGCTACAAGGCCAACCTCGAGAAGCTGGCCTCCGGCGACGTCCTGAAGGTGGCCGAGGTCGTGCGCGACCTGTGGCGCCGCGACCGCGACCGCGGCCTGTCGGCCGGTGAGAAGCGGATGCTCACGAAGGCCCGCCAGATCCTCACGAGCGAGCTCGCGCTGGCGAAGAAGATCGACGAGGAAGAGGCCGAGAAGCGCCTCGACGACATCCTGGCCGCCTGA
- the ispD gene encoding 2-C-methyl-D-erythritol 4-phosphate cytidylyltransferase encodes MSADAPTTTADPPTPGGFAAVVVAAGSGTRLGHGMPKALVPLGGRPLLAHALEGVRAAGVAGRTVVTVPAGDTELSALARACGAEPVEGGATRAESVRRALAVLAGERPAGVLVHDAARCLTPPAVLRAVADRVRAGARAVVPVVPVVDTVRRVDDDGRSLGTVDRSALRAVQTPQGFDAALLRAVHAAAEAAGTDPAAITDDASLVEAHAPGTPVETVPGHEHAFKVTRPLDLLLAQALLEQARDRARPDPRGALRP; translated from the coding sequence GTGAGCGCAGACGCACCCACGACGACGGCGGACCCGCCCACCCCGGGCGGGTTCGCCGCCGTCGTCGTCGCGGCCGGGTCCGGGACCCGGCTCGGCCACGGCATGCCCAAGGCCCTCGTCCCCCTCGGTGGGCGGCCGCTGCTGGCCCACGCCCTGGAGGGCGTGCGCGCCGCCGGCGTGGCGGGGCGCACGGTCGTCACGGTCCCGGCCGGGGACACCGAGCTCTCCGCGCTCGCCCGCGCCTGCGGGGCCGAGCCCGTCGAGGGCGGGGCCACCCGGGCGGAGTCGGTGCGCCGGGCCCTGGCCGTCCTGGCGGGCGAGCGGCCCGCCGGGGTGCTCGTCCACGACGCCGCGCGCTGCCTCACCCCGCCGGCGGTGCTGCGCGCCGTGGCCGACCGGGTGCGCGCCGGGGCGCGCGCCGTCGTGCCCGTGGTGCCGGTCGTGGACACCGTCCGGCGGGTCGACGACGACGGCCGGTCGCTGGGCACCGTCGACCGCTCCGCGCTGCGGGCGGTGCAGACCCCGCAGGGCTTCGACGCCGCGCTGCTGCGCGCGGTCCACGCCGCGGCGGAGGCCGCCGGGACCGACCCCGCGGCGATCACCGACGACGCCTCCCTCGTGGAGGCCCACGCCCCGGGCACCCCCGTGGAGACCGTCCCCGGCCACGAGCACGCCTTCAAGGTGACCCGGCCGCTGGACCTGCTGCTCGCGCAGGCCCTCCTGGAGCAGGCCCGGGACCGTGCCCGACCCGACCCCCGAGGAGCCCTGCGCCCGTGA
- the ispF gene encoding 2-C-methyl-D-erythritol 2,4-cyclodiphosphate synthase, which produces MILPRTGVAVDVHAFGPEGTPLWLAGLEWPGETGLAGHSDGDVVAHAAADALFSAAGTGDLGSVFGVDRPDMAGASGVRVLGEAAALVRAAGFEIGNVAVQLVGQRPRFAPRRAEAEAVLSAAAGAPVTVSATTSDHLGFPGREEGLAAVATALVVARG; this is translated from the coding sequence GTGATCCTGCCCCGCACCGGCGTCGCCGTCGACGTCCACGCCTTCGGCCCCGAGGGCACGCCCCTGTGGCTGGCCGGCCTCGAGTGGCCCGGGGAGACCGGCCTGGCCGGGCACTCCGACGGCGACGTCGTGGCCCACGCCGCGGCCGACGCCCTGTTCTCCGCCGCCGGCACGGGCGACCTCGGCTCCGTCTTCGGCGTGGACCGCCCCGACATGGCCGGCGCCTCCGGGGTGCGGGTCCTCGGCGAGGCCGCGGCCCTCGTGCGCGCGGCCGGGTTCGAGATCGGCAACGTGGCCGTCCAGCTGGTCGGCCAGCGCCCCCGCTTCGCGCCCCGCCGGGCCGAGGCCGAGGCCGTGCTCTCCGCGGCCGCCGGCGCGCCGGTGACGGTCAGCGCCACGACCTCCGACCACCTCGGCTTCCCGGGCCGGGAGGAGGGCCTGGCGGCGGTCGCGACCGCCCTCGTGGTGGCCCGCGGCTGA
- the cysS gene encoding cysteine--tRNA ligase: MTLRFYDTATATVRDFQPVHPGEARLYYCGATVQGMPHIGHVRSALVFDLLARWLAFRGLRVTTVRNVTDIDDKILANAAASFAPDYAGDHPCEPWWALAYRFEQVFTAAYDAIGIARPTYEPRATGHVPEMHALIQHLVDAGHAYPAPDGSGDVYFDVRSWERYGELTHQSVEDMQAAPDADPRGKRDPRDFALWKGHKEGEPATARWDSPWGPGRPGWHLECSAMAAKYLGEHFDIHGGGLDLRFPHHENELAQSAAAGQRFAGLWLHNGMVTYAGEKMSKSVGNTVSPAEMLAEARPLAVRYYLGQAHYRSVLDYRPGSLAEATAAVERVEAFLRAARTSGIDLARSPEDVPPGFADAMDDDLNVPQALAVLHESVRAGNSALAAGEDAAGPARAVAAMAEVLGLSGLMDLGGGGSGAAEHAALDVLVRSLLAQREQARAAKDWGRADAIRDELAAAGVVVRDGAEGSSWALA; encoded by the coding sequence GTGACTCTGCGCTTCTACGACACCGCGACCGCCACCGTGCGGGACTTCCAGCCCGTCCACCCCGGTGAGGCCCGGCTGTACTACTGCGGCGCCACCGTGCAGGGGATGCCGCACATCGGCCACGTGCGCTCGGCGCTGGTCTTCGACCTGCTCGCCCGCTGGCTGGCCTTCCGCGGCCTGCGGGTGACCACGGTGCGCAACGTCACCGACATCGACGACAAGATCCTCGCCAACGCGGCCGCGTCCTTCGCCCCCGACTACGCCGGGGACCACCCGTGCGAGCCGTGGTGGGCGCTGGCCTACCGCTTCGAGCAGGTCTTCACCGCCGCCTACGACGCGATCGGCATCGCCCGCCCCACCTACGAGCCGCGCGCCACCGGGCACGTGCCCGAGATGCACGCGCTGATCCAGCACCTCGTCGACGCCGGCCACGCCTACCCGGCCCCCGACGGCTCCGGGGACGTCTACTTCGACGTCCGCTCGTGGGAGCGCTACGGGGAGCTGACCCACCAGTCCGTCGAGGACATGCAGGCCGCCCCGGACGCCGACCCCCGCGGCAAGCGCGACCCCCGCGACTTCGCCCTGTGGAAGGGCCACAAGGAGGGCGAGCCCGCGACCGCCCGCTGGGACTCTCCCTGGGGGCCCGGCCGCCCCGGCTGGCACCTGGAGTGCTCGGCGATGGCCGCGAAGTACCTGGGCGAGCATTTCGACATCCACGGCGGCGGGCTCGACCTGCGCTTCCCGCACCACGAGAACGAGCTGGCCCAGTCCGCCGCGGCGGGGCAGCGCTTCGCGGGCCTGTGGCTGCACAACGGCATGGTCACCTACGCCGGGGAGAAGATGTCCAAGTCCGTGGGCAACACCGTCTCCCCGGCCGAGATGCTCGCCGAGGCCCGCCCGCTGGCGGTGCGCTACTACCTCGGCCAGGCCCACTACCGCTCGGTCCTCGACTACCGCCCGGGGTCGCTGGCCGAGGCCACGGCCGCCGTCGAGCGCGTCGAGGCGTTCCTGCGCGCCGCCCGGACGTCGGGGATCGACCTCGCCCGGTCGCCCGAGGACGTTCCCCCGGGCTTCGCGGACGCGATGGACGACGACCTCAACGTCCCGCAGGCGCTGGCCGTGCTGCACGAGAGCGTGCGCGCCGGCAACTCCGCCCTCGCCGCGGGCGAGGACGCCGCCGGCCCCGCCCGGGCCGTGGCGGCGATGGCCGAGGTCCTGGGCCTGTCCGGGCTGATGGACCTGGGCGGGGGCGGCTCCGGCGCCGCCGAGCACGCCGCCCTGGACGTGCTCGTGCGCTCCCTGCTCGCCCAGCGGGAGCAGGCCCGCGCCGCGAAGGACTGGGGGCGGGCCGACGCGATCCGCGACGAGCTGGCCGCCGCCGGCGTCGTCGTGCGCGACGGCGCCGAGGGCTCCTCCTGGGCCCTGGCCTGA
- the rlmB gene encoding 23S rRNA (guanosine(2251)-2'-O)-methyltransferase RlmB — protein MSAPRRPGAIRKKKKGPLVGTGGHGRKALEGKGPTPKAEDRPYHKAHKQKKAAERRQQPAGARSRNPRGKVHEDLVTGRNSVLEALRAEIPAKALYAAARLDVDDRVREILQTCAERGIPVLEASKAELDRLTLDAVHQGVALQVPPYEYRDAVETGRTLLAQWQKRHVRRPPLLVALDGITDPRNLGAIIRSVSAFSGSAVVVPERRSVGVTATAWKTSAGAAARVPVTRAANLNRALEELKAMGYFVVGLDGDGDVDLPGLELATEPLVVVVGSEGKGLSRLVAENCDQIVSIPIDSAMESLNASMAVGIALYEVSRRRAGS, from the coding sequence ATGTCAGCCCCCAGGCGCCCCGGCGCGATCCGCAAGAAGAAGAAGGGCCCGCTCGTCGGCACGGGCGGGCACGGCCGCAAGGCCCTCGAGGGCAAGGGCCCCACGCCGAAGGCCGAGGACCGCCCCTACCACAAGGCGCACAAGCAGAAGAAGGCCGCCGAGCGCCGCCAGCAGCCCGCCGGCGCCCGGTCCCGCAACCCCCGCGGGAAGGTGCACGAGGACCTCGTGACCGGGCGCAACTCGGTGCTCGAGGCGCTGCGGGCCGAGATCCCCGCCAAGGCGCTCTACGCCGCGGCCCGCCTCGACGTCGACGACCGGGTCCGCGAGATCCTGCAGACCTGCGCCGAGCGGGGGATCCCCGTGCTGGAGGCCTCGAAGGCGGAGCTCGACCGGCTCACCCTCGACGCCGTGCACCAGGGGGTGGCCCTGCAGGTGCCGCCCTACGAGTACCGGGACGCGGTCGAGACCGGCCGCACCCTGCTCGCGCAGTGGCAGAAGCGCCACGTCCGGCGCCCCCCGCTGCTCGTGGCCCTCGACGGGATCACCGACCCCCGCAACCTCGGGGCCATCATCCGCAGCGTCTCGGCGTTCTCGGGCAGCGCCGTGGTCGTGCCCGAGCGACGCTCCGTGGGCGTGACCGCGACCGCGTGGAAGACCAGCGCCGGTGCGGCCGCCCGGGTGCCCGTGACGCGTGCCGCCAACCTCAACCGGGCCCTCGAGGAGCTCAAGGCCATGGGCTACTTCGTGGTCGGCCTCGACGGGGACGGCGACGTCGACCTGCCCGGGCTCGAGCTGGCCACCGAGCCGCTGGTCGTCGTCGTCGGCTCGGAGGGCAAGGGCCTGTCCCGCCTCGTCGCCGAGAACTGCGACCAGATCGTCTCGATCCCCATCGACTCCGCGATGGAGTCGCTCAACGCGTCGATGGCCGTCGGGATCGCGCTCTACGAGGTGTCGCGGCGCCGTGCCGGCTCCTGA
- the glgX gene encoding glycogen debranching protein GlgX, giving the protein MPAPEPRDEGAGRDASRPHPLGIHPSAARDGSANVAVYAPGVQDLDLVYRLPGGPWRRRRLPGRTGAVHHGTVPPPEPQRLSAAGWGWLRHRDESPALPAGTEYGFVPADSPVATGPRAPGPADRQVLLDPYGTGLTRLAPPPGVEDPGPDAYGGRYVSVITHQDFDWDGDRPPERPWRDTVVYEAHVKGLTARHPGIPPELRGTYAGLAHPVMVEHLTSLGITAVELLPVHAHLDEPHLTALGLSNYWGYNTLGFFAPHAGYATGAALARGPQGVLEEFKAMVRDLHRAGLEVYLDVVYNHTAEAGQDEPAYCWRGLGDTAYYRHGDDGRYVDVTGCGNSVNFGNPRVVQMALDSLRYWVQQCHVDGFRFDLAPELARDERHRFTRNHPFLVAVGADPALHGVKLIAEPWDVGMGGWQTGHFPEGWADWNDRFRDTVRDFWLTGPRSMSVGGDGGNAARLAGALAGSAEMFAASGRTALASLNFVTAHDGFTLADLVAYDNKHNQANLERNRDGTNDNHSWNHGAEGPARDARIRADRAQTARNLMATLLFSQGVPMITAGDEIGRTQGGNNNAYCQDNEISWVDWRLTPAARAMLTATKALITVRREFLAGQPAHFPTRPDEVLMHWFGPDGEPMTAADWQRPGARTIQVLIGSRGGRITGLMVVNGASADMSVTFPSLTGLVAPDADGETRAQVGGVFSLVHSTASVLYGRYGTRFASGRAQGVPASSVSLFRLL; this is encoded by the coding sequence GTGCCGGCTCCTGAGCCCCGGGACGAGGGCGCCGGCCGCGACGCGTCCCGTCCCCACCCGTTGGGGATCCACCCCTCGGCGGCGCGGGACGGCAGCGCCAACGTGGCCGTCTACGCCCCCGGGGTCCAGGACCTCGACCTGGTCTACCGGCTCCCAGGCGGGCCCTGGCGGCGCCGGCGGCTGCCCGGGCGCACCGGGGCGGTCCACCACGGGACCGTGCCCCCGCCCGAGCCCCAGCGGCTCTCCGCGGCCGGCTGGGGGTGGCTGCGCCACCGCGACGAGTCCCCGGCGCTGCCCGCGGGCACCGAGTACGGCTTCGTGCCCGCCGACTCGCCCGTGGCCACCGGGCCCCGGGCGCCCGGGCCCGCCGACCGGCAGGTCCTCCTCGACCCCTACGGCACGGGCCTGACCCGCCTCGCCCCGCCGCCCGGGGTCGAGGATCCGGGCCCCGACGCCTACGGCGGCCGCTACGTCTCGGTGATCACCCACCAGGACTTCGACTGGGACGGGGACCGGCCCCCGGAGCGGCCCTGGCGGGACACGGTCGTCTACGAGGCCCACGTGAAGGGCCTGACCGCCCGCCACCCCGGCATCCCCCCGGAGCTGCGCGGCACCTACGCCGGACTGGCCCACCCCGTGATGGTCGAGCACCTCACCTCCCTCGGGATCACGGCCGTGGAGCTGCTGCCCGTGCACGCCCACCTCGACGAGCCCCACCTGACCGCCCTGGGCCTGAGCAACTACTGGGGGTACAACACGCTGGGCTTCTTCGCCCCGCACGCCGGCTACGCGACCGGGGCCGCCCTGGCCCGGGGGCCGCAGGGCGTGCTCGAGGAGTTCAAGGCCATGGTGCGCGACCTGCACCGCGCCGGGCTCGAGGTCTACCTCGACGTCGTCTACAACCACACCGCCGAGGCCGGCCAGGACGAGCCCGCCTACTGCTGGCGCGGCCTGGGCGACACCGCCTACTACCGCCACGGCGACGACGGCCGCTACGTGGACGTCACCGGCTGCGGCAACTCCGTGAACTTCGGCAACCCGCGCGTGGTGCAGATGGCCCTGGACTCGCTGCGGTACTGGGTGCAGCAGTGCCACGTGGACGGCTTCCGCTTCGACCTCGCCCCCGAGCTCGCCCGCGACGAGCGCCACCGGTTCACCCGCAACCACCCGTTCCTCGTGGCGGTCGGCGCGGACCCGGCACTGCACGGGGTCAAGCTGATCGCCGAGCCCTGGGACGTGGGCATGGGCGGCTGGCAGACCGGGCACTTCCCGGAGGGCTGGGCCGACTGGAACGACCGGTTCCGGGACACGGTGCGCGATTTCTGGCTCACCGGCCCCCGGTCGATGAGCGTGGGCGGGGACGGGGGCAACGCCGCCCGGCTCGCGGGCGCGCTCGCCGGCTCGGCCGAGATGTTCGCCGCCTCCGGGCGCACCGCCCTGGCCTCCCTGAACTTCGTCACCGCCCACGACGGCTTCACCCTCGCCGACCTCGTGGCCTACGACAACAAGCACAACCAGGCCAACCTCGAGCGCAACCGGGACGGCACCAACGACAACCACTCGTGGAACCACGGGGCGGAGGGGCCCGCCCGGGACGCGCGGATCCGCGCCGACCGGGCACAGACGGCGCGCAACCTCATGGCCACGCTGCTGTTCTCGCAGGGGGTGCCCATGATCACCGCCGGCGACGAGATCGGCCGCACCCAGGGCGGGAACAACAACGCCTACTGCCAGGACAACGAGATCTCCTGGGTCGACTGGCGCCTGACCCCCGCGGCGCGGGCGATGCTCACGGCCACGAAGGCGCTGATCACGGTGCGCCGGGAGTTCCTGGCCGGGCAGCCGGCGCACTTCCCGACCCGCCCGGACGAGGTGCTCATGCACTGGTTCGGCCCCGACGGCGAGCCCATGACCGCCGCCGACTGGCAGCGCCCGGGGGCGCGCACCATCCAGGTGCTCATCGGCTCCCGGGGCGGGCGGATCACGGGGCTGATGGTCGTCAACGGGGCGAGCGCGGACATGTCCGTGACCTTCCCGTCCCTCACGGGGCTCGTCGCGCCCGACGCGGACGGGGAGACCCGTGCGCAGGTCGGCGGCGTCTTCTCGCTCGTGCACAGCACGGCCTCGGTGCTCTACGGCCGCTACGGCACGCGCTTCGCCTCCGGGCGGGCCCAGGGCGTCCCGGCGAGCTCCGTGAGCCTGTTCCGGCTGCTGTGA
- the glgP gene encoding alpha-glucan family phosphorylase, whose protein sequence is MKAIRRFTVRTVLPESIAPLSRLARNLRWSWDRPTEELFAELNPQAWEAVHGDPVRLLGSLTREEIQQIAADAPTVRRIEELDADLDRYLTEDRWYQLTQPADAPRSIAYFSAEYGITSVLPQYSGGLGILAGDHLKSASDLGVPVVGVGLFYQHGYFKQSLSRDAWQQETYPVLDPDGMPLTLLREEDGTPVRVGVPLPDGRCLSAHVWRADVGRVPLLLLDSDIPDNDDHARSVTDRLYGGGGDHRLQQELLLGMGGVRALRAFCRLTGAPEPDVYHCNEGHAGFAGIERVAELMDPARGAGVLTWEEALTAVRCSTVFTTHTPVPAGIDRFERAQIEHFFEAGLAPSVPTREILALGAEDYPGGDPGKFNMAVMGLRLAQRANGVAKLHGTVSRQMFQGLWPGFDTDEVPIGSITNGVHVTTWIDPRIAELALDPHGSDLDRAARWRQIYAVDDARLWAVRRRLREELVADVRTRLRASWKARGAADAELAWTDAVLDPDVLTIGFARRVPTYKRLTLMLRDPQRLKRLLLDRHRPVQLVVAGKSHPADEQGKRLIQDLVRFTDDPEVRHRIVFLPNYDIAMARTLFPGCDVWLNNPLRPLEACGTSGMKAALNGGLNLSVLDGWWDEMYDGQNGWAIPTADDGADPDERDDIEAAALYELIENHVAPRFYGETAEGSDPADDGVPHQWLAMVKHTLATLGPRVSAKRMLEDYVRELYLPAARSGREAAADDHAAARATSRWVRRVREAWPHVTVEHVDAEGVELEPQIGDELTVHAYVSLGALGPEDVQAEIGYGRVSDSDHIHERRHACLVPAEDLGGGRHRFTGSVTIDRSGPFGYTVRLLPHHPAVADRAELGLVANA, encoded by the coding sequence GTGAAGGCCATTCGTAGATTCACCGTGCGCACCGTGCTGCCGGAGTCCATCGCCCCGCTGAGCCGCCTGGCCAGGAACCTGCGCTGGTCCTGGGACCGGCCCACCGAGGAGCTCTTCGCCGAGCTCAACCCCCAGGCCTGGGAGGCGGTCCACGGCGACCCGGTCCGGCTGCTGGGGTCGCTGACCCGCGAGGAGATCCAGCAGATCGCCGCCGACGCCCCCACCGTGCGCCGGATCGAGGAGCTCGACGCGGACCTGGACCGCTACCTCACCGAGGACCGCTGGTACCAGCTGACGCAGCCGGCGGACGCGCCGCGCTCGATCGCCTACTTCTCCGCCGAGTACGGCATCACCTCGGTGCTGCCCCAGTACTCCGGCGGCCTCGGCATCCTCGCCGGGGACCACCTCAAGAGCGCCTCGGACCTCGGGGTCCCGGTGGTCGGCGTGGGCCTGTTCTACCAGCACGGCTACTTCAAGCAGTCGCTCTCGCGCGACGCCTGGCAGCAGGAGACCTACCCGGTGCTGGACCCGGACGGGATGCCCCTGACGCTGCTGCGCGAGGAGGACGGTACGCCGGTGCGGGTGGGCGTGCCGCTGCCGGACGGCCGCTGCCTCTCCGCCCACGTGTGGCGGGCCGACGTGGGCCGGGTGCCGCTGCTGCTGCTCGACTCCGACATCCCGGACAACGACGACCACGCCCGCAGCGTCACCGACCGGCTCTACGGCGGCGGCGGGGACCACCGGCTCCAGCAGGAGCTGCTGCTCGGGATGGGCGGGGTGCGGGCGCTGCGCGCCTTCTGCCGGCTCACCGGCGCCCCCGAGCCCGACGTCTACCACTGCAACGAGGGCCACGCCGGCTTCGCCGGCATCGAGCGCGTCGCCGAGCTGATGGACCCGGCCCGCGGCGCGGGCGTGCTCACGTGGGAGGAGGCGCTGACCGCGGTGCGGTGCAGCACGGTCTTCACCACGCACACCCCCGTCCCCGCGGGCATCGACCGGTTCGAGCGGGCGCAGATCGAGCACTTCTTCGAGGCCGGCCTCGCCCCCTCCGTGCCCACCCGGGAGATCCTCGCCCTGGGCGCCGAGGACTACCCCGGCGGGGACCCGGGCAAGTTCAACATGGCGGTCATGGGCCTGCGCCTGGCCCAGCGGGCCAACGGCGTGGCCAAGCTCCACGGGACCGTCTCCCGGCAGATGTTCCAGGGGCTGTGGCCGGGCTTCGACACGGACGAGGTGCCGATCGGCTCGATCACCAACGGCGTGCACGTCACCACGTGGATCGACCCGCGCATCGCCGAGCTCGCCCTGGACCCGCACGGGTCCGACCTCGACCGGGCGGCGCGCTGGCGGCAGATCTACGCCGTGGACGACGCCCGGCTGTGGGCCGTGCGCCGGCGCCTGCGCGAGGAGCTCGTGGCGGACGTGCGGACCCGGCTGCGGGCCTCGTGGAAGGCCCGCGGCGCGGCCGACGCCGAGCTCGCCTGGACCGACGCGGTGCTCGACCCCGACGTGCTGACCATCGGCTTCGCCCGGCGCGTGCCCACCTACAAGCGCCTGACGCTGATGCTGCGCGACCCGCAGCGGCTCAAGCGCCTGCTGCTGGACCGGCACCGGCCGGTCCAGCTGGTCGTGGCCGGCAAGTCCCACCCCGCCGACGAGCAGGGCAAGCGGCTGATCCAGGACCTGGTGCGCTTCACCGACGACCCCGAGGTGCGCCACCGCATCGTGTTCCTGCCCAACTACGACATCGCGATGGCCCGGACCCTGTTCCCGGGCTGCGACGTGTGGCTCAACAACCCCCTGCGCCCCCTCGAGGCGTGCGGGACCTCCGGGATGAAGGCCGCCCTCAACGGCGGGCTGAACCTCTCCGTGCTCGACGGGTGGTGGGACGAGATGTACGACGGGCAGAACGGCTGGGCCATCCCCACCGCCGACGACGGCGCGGACCCCGACGAGCGCGACGACATCGAGGCCGCGGCCCTCTACGAGCTGATCGAGAACCATGTGGCCCCGCGCTTCTACGGGGAGACGGCCGAGGGCTCGGACCCCGCCGACGACGGCGTGCCGCACCAGTGGCTGGCCATGGTCAAGCACACCCTGGCCACCCTCGGCCCGCGGGTCTCGGCCAAGCGGATGCTCGAGGACTACGTCCGGGAGCTCTACCTCCCCGCCGCCCGCTCCGGCCGGGAGGCCGCCGCCGACGACCACGCCGCCGCCCGCGCGACCTCCCGGTGGGTGCGCCGGGTGCGCGAGGCGTGGCCGCACGTGACGGTCGAGCACGTCGACGCCGAGGGCGTGGAGCTGGAGCCGCAGATCGGCGACGAGCTCACCGTCCACGCCTACGTCAGCCTCGGCGCCCTGGGCCCCGAGGACGTGCAGGCGGAGATCGGCTACGGCCGGGTCTCCGACTCCGACCACATCCACGAGCGCCGGCACGCGTGCCTGGTCCCCGCCGAGGACCTGGGCGGGGGCAGGCACCGCTTCACGGGATCCGTGACCATCGACCGCTCGGGGCCCTTCGGCTACACCGTGCGGCTGCTGCCCCACCACCCGGCGGTCGCCGACCGGGCGGAGCTGGGGCTGGTCGCCAACGCCTGA